In Sphingomonas sp. SUN019, one genomic interval encodes:
- a CDS encoding YbhB/YbcL family Raf kinase inhibitor-like protein, translating into MLEHIPAWLGKALTGVRAGADKLAIAHPDLGGRFDAVDLKSPAFAHGARLPERFTADGAGVSPPLVWGVVPAGAARLALLVEDADAPTPQPLVHAVVWDLPPDAGRLEEGAIVADGSGNAERDVGRNSYFAEGWLPPDPPTGHGAHRYAFQLFVLGEGAGDPGDTPGRAALVRAMAGHVLAAGLLIGTYSRGEEALVGTAQMTVAAAST; encoded by the coding sequence ATGCTGGAACATATCCCCGCCTGGCTCGGCAAGGCATTGACCGGCGTCCGCGCCGGAGCCGACAAGCTGGCGATAGCGCATCCCGATCTCGGCGGCCGCTTCGATGCGGTTGACCTGAAAAGTCCCGCGTTCGCGCACGGCGCACGGTTGCCGGAACGCTTCACCGCGGACGGCGCGGGCGTATCGCCGCCGCTCGTGTGGGGCGTGGTGCCCGCCGGAGCGGCCCGGCTGGCGCTGCTGGTCGAGGACGCCGACGCGCCGACGCCGCAGCCGCTGGTTCATGCGGTCGTGTGGGATTTGCCGCCCGATGCGGGACGGCTGGAGGAGGGCGCGATCGTCGCCGACGGGTCTGGAAACGCCGAACGAGACGTCGGACGCAATTCCTATTTCGCCGAGGGCTGGCTGCCGCCCGATCCACCGACCGGGCATGGCGCGCATCGCTACGCGTTCCAGTTGTTCGTGTTGGGAGAGGGGGCGGGCGATCCGGGCGATACGCCCGGTCGCGCGGCATTGGTAAGGGCGATGGCGGGGCACGTGCTCGCCGCCGGACTCCTCATCGGCACCTACAGCCGGGGAGAGGAGGCTTTGGTGGGCACAGCTCAGATGACGGTGGCGGCAGCCTCGACATAG
- a CDS encoding DUF1810 domain-containing protein gives MTGFDLDRFVAAQQGVYPAALAELRRGRKATHWMWFVFPQIAGLGRSAMAQTYAISGRDEARAYLAHPVLGLRLVEASAAVCGAAGTAEAIMGAIDAVKLRSSMTLFAAVADDPAPFRAVLDRFWDGHDDPEALRLL, from the coding sequence ATGACCGGCTTCGACCTCGATCGCTTCGTCGCGGCGCAACAGGGCGTGTATCCGGCCGCGCTGGCCGAACTGCGGCGCGGGCGCAAGGCGACGCATTGGATGTGGTTCGTCTTTCCGCAGATCGCGGGCCTTGGGCGCAGCGCGATGGCGCAGACCTATGCGATATCGGGGCGGGATGAGGCGCGGGCCTATCTGGCGCATCCGGTACTGGGGCTGCGCCTGGTGGAGGCGAGCGCGGCTGTATGCGGCGCAGCCGGAACGGCGGAGGCGATCATGGGCGCGATCGATGCGGTGAAGCTGCGGTCGTCGATGACGCTGTTCGCCGCGGTCGCCGACGATCCAGCGCCGTTCCGCGCGGTGTTGGACCGGTTCTGGGACGGTCACGACGATCCGGAAGCCCTGCGATTGTTGTGA
- a CDS encoding pyridoxamine 5'-phosphate oxidase family protein, with protein sequence MTRTLSDIAEKMKDIDFTMLSTHAEGGAIGARPMSNNREVDYDGDSWYFTWEDALMVADIARDPHVGLSLQGSSGLLGMRPFFVAVEGVADVVRDKAQFAEHWTKDLDRWFKQGVDTPGVVMIHVKAKRVHYWDGEDEGEIVV encoded by the coding sequence ATGACCCGCACCCTTTCCGACATTGCGGAGAAGATGAAGGACATCGATTTCACGATGCTGTCGACGCACGCCGAGGGCGGGGCGATCGGCGCGCGGCCGATGAGCAACAACCGCGAGGTCGATTACGACGGCGACAGCTGGTATTTCACGTGGGAGGATGCGTTGATGGTCGCCGACATTGCGCGCGATCCGCACGTGGGACTGTCGCTGCAGGGATCGTCGGGGCTGCTCGGGATGCGCCCGTTCTTCGTCGCGGTGGAGGGCGTCGCCGACGTAGTGCGCGACAAGGCGCAATTCGCCGAGCATTGGACCAAGGATCTCGATCGCTGGTTCAAGCAGGGCGTCGATACGCCGGGCGTCGTGATGATCCACGTCAAGGCGAAGCGCGTGCATTATTGGGATGGCGAAGACGAGGGCGAGATCGTCGTCTGA
- a CDS encoding S41 family peptidase yields the protein MGVGHRLTAAIAACALLAGCGGDGGGASTSGAGATAGPAPTPTPTATSACSLLNRQQWAEAQLREWYLFPDTLPTSLSPAGFTTVDDYIDALTATARAQRKDRYFTYLTSIAEENAYYQQGSSAGFGFRLGYDTAARRVVVIEAFEGTAALSAGIDRGTEIVAIGTSAATLQTVDSLIAAGGPQAVSNALGESSASMTRVLRIADASGVKDVTLTKTDYTLTPVSSRYGAKIIERNGKKYGYVNLRTFIDTAEPALRSAFANFRAQGVTDVVVDFRYNGGGLVSIAELMGDLLGGGRSTSDVFSYTTFRPEKSSNNDTRQFAPQPQSIAPMRVAFIGTGGTASASELVINAFIPYLRSNAGLIGGNTFGKPVGQIALDRAACDDRLRVVAFATQNAARQGDYYDGLATKVEASCQANDDITRQMGDPEEASTRAAIDFLAGVPCTRISGVAANARAASTSATRAASANARELLTPARPTTPQREAPGSF from the coding sequence ATGGGTGTGGGACATCGGCTGACGGCGGCGATCGCGGCATGCGCGTTGCTGGCCGGATGCGGCGGCGATGGCGGTGGCGCGTCTACATCCGGGGCCGGAGCGACGGCGGGGCCTGCGCCCACCCCCACGCCGACCGCGACATCCGCGTGCTCGTTGCTCAATCGGCAGCAATGGGCTGAAGCGCAGTTGCGCGAATGGTATCTGTTTCCCGACACCTTGCCCACCAGCCTGAGCCCGGCTGGCTTTACGACGGTCGACGATTATATCGACGCGCTGACCGCCACCGCGCGGGCGCAGCGCAAGGACCGGTATTTCACCTATCTGACCTCGATCGCGGAAGAGAACGCCTATTACCAGCAGGGGTCGAGCGCCGGGTTCGGGTTCCGGCTGGGATATGACACCGCGGCGCGGCGCGTGGTGGTGATCGAGGCGTTCGAGGGCACCGCGGCGCTCTCCGCGGGGATCGACCGCGGGACCGAGATCGTCGCGATCGGGACCAGCGCCGCGACGCTGCAGACGGTCGATTCGCTGATCGCGGCGGGCGGACCGCAGGCGGTGAGCAACGCGCTGGGCGAATCGAGCGCGTCGATGACGCGGGTGCTGCGCATCGCCGATGCATCGGGCGTAAAAGACGTGACGCTGACCAAGACCGATTACACGCTGACCCCGGTATCGTCGCGGTACGGCGCGAAGATCATCGAGCGGAACGGCAAGAAATACGGGTACGTCAACCTGCGCACCTTCATCGACACCGCGGAACCCGCGCTGCGCAGCGCGTTCGCCAATTTCCGCGCGCAGGGCGTGACCGACGTGGTGGTCGATTTTCGCTATAACGGCGGCGGGCTGGTGTCGATCGCCGAGCTGATGGGCGACCTGCTTGGCGGCGGACGGTCGACCAGCGACGTGTTCAGCTACACCACGTTCCGGCCGGAGAAATCGTCGAACAACGACACCAGGCAGTTCGCGCCGCAGCCGCAATCGATCGCGCCGATGCGGGTCGCGTTCATCGGCACCGGGGGGACGGCGTCGGCGAGCGAACTCGTCATCAACGCCTTCATTCCGTATCTGCGTAGTAATGCGGGACTGATCGGCGGCAACACGTTCGGCAAGCCGGTCGGGCAGATCGCGCTGGACCGGGCGGCGTGCGACGACCGGCTGCGCGTGGTGGCGTTTGCGACGCAGAACGCGGCGCGGCAGGGCGACTATTACGATGGCCTGGCGACGAAGGTCGAGGCGAGCTGTCAGGCGAATGACGACATCACGCGGCAGATGGGCGATCCCGAAGAGGCGTCGACGCGGGCGGCGATCGACTTCCTGGCGGGCGTGCCATGTACGCGCATCTCGGGCGTGGCGGCGAATGCGCGCGCCGCATCGACCAGCGCGACGCGTGCAGCATCGGCCAATGCGCGTGAGTTGTTGACGCCAGCGCGGCCCACGACGCCGCAGCGCGAGGCGCCGGGATCGTTCTGA
- a CDS encoding DUF427 domain-containing protein has translation MVEAYWNGARIAASDDTVVVEGNHYFPADAVDAELLRPSVTTSMCPWKGTAHYHSIVVDGAENRDAAWYYPEPKSAAAEIKDRIAFWRGVEVR, from the coding sequence ATGGTCGAGGCGTATTGGAACGGCGCGCGGATCGCGGCGAGCGACGATACCGTCGTGGTCGAGGGCAATCACTATTTCCCGGCCGACGCGGTCGACGCGGAATTGCTGCGGCCGAGCGTGACGACCAGCATGTGCCCGTGGAAGGGCACCGCGCATTATCATTCGATCGTCGTCGACGGCGCGGAGAACCGCGACGCGGCGTGGTACTATCCCGAGCCGAAATCCGCCGCGGCCGAAATCAAGGACCGGATCGCATTCTGGAGGGGCGTCGAGGTCCGCTGA
- a CDS encoding DUF6445 family protein, with protein sequence MRWQTGAMTLNVLNPAARIRVVRQGHEQQPVIVIDDMLAAPDSWRAAAARADYGRMGEYYPGVRAPVPPAAAGAMRDDLADVIGEVFGVAPPVLECFFSIVTTQPAALAPIQRLPHVDGLEPDRLAILIYLSGAEQGGTAFYRQRGTGFETVDVARFPAFDAALSAGVAEHGMPPAAYIAGDTPLYEQIAAYDAAPNRGLIYRSHALHCANIPAGVALPADPVSGRLSINSFLFDAGVR encoded by the coding sequence ATGCGGTGGCAGACGGGCGCGATGACGCTGAACGTGCTCAATCCTGCGGCCAGAATCCGCGTCGTGCGGCAGGGGCATGAACAGCAGCCGGTGATCGTGATCGACGACATGCTCGCCGCGCCCGATTCTTGGCGCGCCGCGGCGGCGCGGGCCGATTACGGGCGGATGGGCGAATATTATCCGGGCGTGCGCGCGCCCGTCCCGCCCGCCGCGGCGGGGGCGATGCGCGACGATCTGGCGGACGTGATTGGTGAGGTGTTCGGGGTCGCGCCGCCGGTGCTGGAATGCTTCTTTTCGATCGTCACGACGCAGCCCGCCGCGCTCGCGCCGATCCAGCGGTTGCCGCATGTCGACGGGCTGGAGCCGGACCGGCTGGCGATCCTGATCTATCTGTCGGGGGCCGAGCAGGGCGGCACGGCCTTCTATCGCCAGCGCGGCACGGGGTTCGAGACGGTCGATGTGGCGCGCTTTCCGGCGTTCGACGCAGCGCTGTCGGCGGGGGTGGCCGAACACGGGATGCCACCCGCGGCGTATATCGCGGGGGATACGCCGCTGTATGAACAGATTGCGGCGTATGACGCGGCGCCCAATCGCGGGCTGATCTATCGCAGTCACGCGCTGCACTGCGCGAACATCCCGGCGGGGGTCGCGCTGCCCGCCGATCCGGTGAGCGGGCGGCTGAGCATCAACAGCTTCCTGTTCGATGCGGGCGTGCGCTGA
- the ung gene encoding uracil-DNA glycosylase, with product MPQASLDPSWAEPLQPEFASGYMADLRAFLVAEKAAGKRIFPHSRDWFRALELTPLPQVRVVILGQDPYHGEGQAHGLCFSVRPGVRPPPSLVNIYKELRSDLGIVPPDHGFLESWARQGVLLLNSVLTVESGLAASHRGRGWERFTDAIVRLVAAREEPVVFMLWGSYAQKKAAFVGSEGRHLVLTAPHPSPLSAHAGWFGSGHFSKANAFLESRGLTPIDWALPIQPA from the coding sequence ATGCCGCAGGCGTCGCTGGACCCGAGCTGGGCGGAGCCGCTGCAACCGGAGTTCGCAAGCGGCTATATGGCCGATCTGCGTGCGTTTCTGGTGGCGGAGAAGGCGGCGGGGAAGCGCATCTTTCCGCATTCGCGCGACTGGTTCCGGGCGCTGGAGCTGACGCCTTTGCCGCAGGTGCGCGTCGTGATCCTGGGGCAGGATCCTTATCATGGCGAAGGGCAGGCGCATGGCCTGTGCTTTTCGGTGCGGCCGGGTGTCCGACCGCCGCCGAGCCTGGTCAACATCTACAAGGAGCTGCGTTCCGACCTCGGCATCGTGCCGCCGGACCACGGGTTTCTGGAAAGCTGGGCGCGGCAGGGGGTGCTGCTGCTGAACAGCGTGCTGACGGTCGAGAGCGGGCTGGCGGCGTCGCATCGCGGGCGCGGGTGGGAGCGGTTTACCGACGCGATCGTGCGATTGGTTGCGGCGCGTGAGGAGCCGGTCGTGTTCATGCTGTGGGGCAGCTATGCGCAGAAGAAGGCGGCGTTCGTCGGGAGTGAGGGGCGGCATCTGGTGCTGACCGCGCCGCATCCGTCGCCGCTGTCGGCGCACGCGGGGTGGTTCGGGAGCGGACATTTTTCGAAGGCCAACGCTTTTCTGGAGAGCAGGGGGCTGACGCCGATCGACTGGGCGTTGCCGATCCAGCCCGCCTGA
- the nth gene encoding endonuclease III → MQDAFAFVTSDLSAWRDRLFAATPVSLPATRRKPIGQLVKSLISARTRDAVSLAAYRRLGARYGSVATLAQATPEAVAGVIHDVTFAEAKADHLVAALRRIAHEDGGFVLGHLGDRPLEEALGWLERLPGVARKVSASTLNASTLGRPVLIVDTHVLRVLQRLGFVGPGADYRAASEAVTAARPRWSGDVFLGFHIAMKRLGQTVCRWDVPECEACPLARDCPTARRGRLG, encoded by the coding sequence GTGCAGGACGCGTTCGCCTTCGTCACATCCGATCTGTCCGCGTGGCGTGACCGGCTGTTCGCGGCCACGCCGGTTTCGTTGCCTGCGACGCGGCGTAAGCCGATCGGCCAGCTCGTCAAATCGCTGATCAGCGCGCGGACGCGTGATGCGGTGTCGCTAGCGGCCTATCGCCGGCTGGGCGCGCGGTATGGCAGTGTTGCGACGCTCGCGCAGGCGACGCCGGAAGCAGTGGCTGGGGTGATCCACGACGTGACCTTCGCCGAGGCCAAGGCCGACCATCTGGTCGCCGCGTTGCGCCGGATCGCCCACGAGGATGGCGGTTTCGTGCTGGGGCATCTGGGTGATCGTCCACTGGAGGAGGCGCTCGGATGGCTCGAACGGCTGCCGGGCGTGGCGCGCAAGGTGTCGGCCTCGACGCTCAACGCCAGCACGTTGGGGCGGCCGGTGCTGATCGTCGACACGCACGTGCTGCGCGTCCTGCAGCGGCTGGGCTTCGTCGGGCCGGGCGCCGATTATCGCGCAGCGAGCGAGGCCGTCACCGCGGCCAGGCCGCGCTGGTCGGGCGATGTTTTTTTGGGATTTCACATTGCGATGAAGCGGCTGGGGCAGACCGTCTGCCGGTGGGATGTGCCGGAATGCGAAGCGTGTCCACTGGCGCGGGATTGCCCGACGGCGCGGCGCGGAAGGTTAGGCTAA
- a CDS encoding VOC family protein: MPLANATPVTSVITRDRGAAEAFYAETLGLPRLPGDDFAAVFDLAGVPLRVTEVPGHTPSAHPILGWQVADIAATVRALTGRGVAFTIYDGMGQDALGIWTAPGGVTKVAFFPDPDGNVLSLTQA, from the coding sequence ATGCCCCTAGCCAACGCCACCCCCGTCACCTCCGTCATCACCCGCGACCGCGGCGCCGCGGAAGCATTCTACGCCGAGACGCTCGGCCTTCCCCGCCTGCCCGGCGACGATTTCGCCGCGGTGTTCGACCTCGCGGGCGTGCCGCTGCGCGTCACCGAAGTACCCGGACACACCCCCTCGGCACACCCGATCCTCGGCTGGCAGGTCGCCGATATCGCCGCCACCGTCCGCGCGCTCACCGGCCGCGGCGTCGCCTTCACGATCTACGACGGCATGGGGCAGGACGCCCTCGGCATCTGGACCGCGCCCGGCGGCGTCACGAAGGTCGCGTTCTTCCCCGACCCCGACGGCAACGTTCTCAGCCTGACGCAGGCGTAG
- a CDS encoding type II toxin-antitoxin system Phd/YefM family antitoxin — protein sequence MMQTVSYSEARENLKAMIDKVVADRAPITITRQRGEGAVLISESEWAGMEETLHLLSSPANARRLLEGIKRFDAGEGEEHELIRP from the coding sequence ATGATGCAAACCGTCAGTTATTCCGAAGCGCGTGAAAATCTGAAGGCGATGATCGACAAGGTCGTCGCCGACCGTGCGCCGATCACGATCACGCGTCAGCGCGGCGAGGGCGCGGTGCTGATTTCCGAGAGCGAATGGGCCGGGATGGAAGAGACGCTGCACCTTCTGTCATCGCCAGCGAACGCCAGGCGTCTGCTCGAAGGAATCAAGCGGTTCGACGCCGGCGAAGGCGAGGAGCATGAACTGATCCGGCCGTGA
- a CDS encoding Txe/YoeB family addiction module toxin — MKVSFDREAWAEYLQWQREDVRVLENISGLIEECRRDPFRGTGKPEPLKRDLAGWWSRRITGEHRLIYRALRSGDAQVVEVLSCRYHY, encoded by the coding sequence GTGAAGGTCTCGTTCGATCGCGAGGCGTGGGCGGAATATCTCCAGTGGCAGCGCGAGGATGTGCGCGTGCTGGAGAACATCAGTGGCCTGATCGAGGAATGCCGCCGCGATCCGTTTCGTGGGACGGGCAAGCCCGAGCCGTTGAAGCGCGACCTTGCCGGTTGGTGGTCGCGGCGGATCACCGGCGAGCACCGGTTGATCTACCGCGCGCTCCGGTCGGGTGACGCGCAGGTGGTCGAAGTGCTGTCGTGCCGGTATCATTATTGA
- a CDS encoding VOC family protein: MPHLAHIALVVRDYDEALAFYVGKLGFELVEDTHQPEQDKRWVTIRPPGAPASATNILLARAATDHHAQYIGDQTGGRVFLFLATDDFARDHARFTAVGVEWVRPPADQPYGRVAVFKDLYGNLWDLVQFAPGHPAASPTQ, encoded by the coding sequence TTGCCCCACCTAGCCCACATCGCCCTCGTCGTCCGCGACTATGACGAGGCGCTCGCCTTCTACGTTGGCAAACTCGGCTTCGAGCTGGTCGAGGACACCCACCAGCCCGAACAGGACAAGCGCTGGGTCACGATCCGCCCGCCCGGCGCGCCCGCCAGCGCCACCAATATCCTCCTCGCCCGCGCCGCCACCGACCACCATGCCCAATACATCGGCGATCAGACCGGCGGCCGCGTCTTCCTGTTCCTCGCAACCGACGACTTCGCCCGAGACCACGCCCGCTTCACCGCCGTCGGGGTCGAATGGGTCCGCCCGCCCGCCGACCAACCCTACGGCCGCGTCGCGGTGTTCAAGGATCTCTACGGCAACCTGTGGGATTTGGTGCAGTTCGCGCCCGGTCACCCGGCGGCGTCACCGACTCAATAA
- a CDS encoding DUF3644 domain-containing protein encodes MALTPSLTIAEQRIAKALAIDGERNQDIHILINIGRTPSVNFGRLSGVKDWSIQPATADETGAFKFEKSLVDLKTGLSPFQDERLVRSREAMMLAVQVFNLPGLLFKTELFSMLANVAWTYLLHEFYDRKGVKLEDKTGNTLLLSQMLKRSDCPLAKDIKKNLLAIKTIRDDVEHKILASLGRSFYPLFQANCLNFEEVICAFFGSRMSLGSTLSYALQFSKMSPDQIAQLQKYDLNPEINAINEHIKEVSEQDGTEGMQFQFKVAYSFEKVSKGDANIVFTNNNPGSDKKHEVVVQKVAADEQWPYKPMTVVKAVKMATGLAFSSHNHVQAWRKYGVRPKADSTDPSGCNKKFCTYHPAHGDYTYSQDWIDKLIAAIQDANEYAAIKAVKL; translated from the coding sequence ATGGCACTTACACCGTCACTAACGATTGCCGAGCAAAGAATCGCAAAGGCTCTAGCGATCGATGGTGAGAGAAATCAGGATATTCATATCCTTATAAATATCGGTCGAACACCCTCAGTAAATTTTGGACGATTATCGGGCGTAAAGGACTGGTCGATCCAACCAGCGACGGCGGACGAGACGGGCGCATTCAAATTTGAGAAGTCGCTCGTCGATTTGAAAACCGGTTTGTCGCCTTTCCAAGACGAGCGTCTGGTTCGGTCGCGCGAGGCGATGATGCTCGCTGTTCAGGTTTTTAATTTGCCAGGACTGCTGTTTAAGACCGAGCTCTTTTCCATGTTAGCAAACGTGGCATGGACCTACCTGCTTCACGAGTTTTATGACCGAAAGGGCGTAAAACTTGAAGACAAGACGGGAAATACTCTCTTGCTGAGCCAAATGCTCAAGCGATCTGACTGCCCGCTAGCTAAGGATATCAAAAAAAATCTTCTAGCGATAAAAACAATTCGTGATGATGTAGAGCACAAAATTCTGGCGTCGCTAGGACGTTCATTTTATCCCTTGTTTCAAGCCAATTGCTTAAACTTTGAAGAGGTGATTTGTGCTTTTTTTGGATCAAGAATGAGTTTGGGGAGTACATTATCATACGCGCTTCAGTTCTCAAAAATGAGTCCGGATCAAATTGCACAATTACAAAAGTACGACTTAAATCCAGAAATCAATGCGATCAACGAGCACATTAAGGAGGTGTCCGAACAAGACGGAACAGAAGGTATGCAATTTCAGTTCAAAGTCGCATACTCCTTTGAAAAGGTATCAAAGGGTGACGCAAACATCGTCTTCACAAATAACAATCCAGGCAGCGACAAAAAACATGAGGTCGTAGTACAAAAAGTGGCTGCCGATGAGCAATGGCCCTATAAACCGATGACCGTCGTGAAAGCCGTCAAGATGGCTACAGGGCTCGCCTTCTCTTCACATAATCACGTTCAAGCATGGAGGAAATATGGAGTGCGGCCCAAAGCCGACAGCACCGATCCGTCGGGCTGCAATAAGAAATTTTGCACTTACCATCCTGCGCATGGCGATTACACCTACTCTCAGGACTGGATCGATAAACTGATTGCCGCGATCCAAGACGCCAACGAGTATGCGGCCATCAAGGCCGTCAAACTCTGA
- the thiC gene encoding phosphomethylpyrimidine synthase ThiC, with protein sequence MADVPARTEIPLAGSAIGVTTGPIRGSRKIHVGPLGVKMRAIDLDPSCTEPPLNVYDTSGPYTDPNVRIDIQAGLPPLRREWIEAHGDVESYARRELRPEDNGQLGPDRSGGVQPFPNVVRRPLRAKPGQNVSQMHYARRGIITPEMEYVATRENLGREMIRGHIRDGESFGAAIPDYVTPEFVRDEVARGRAIIPSNINHPESEPMAIGRNFLVKINANIGNSAVASNVAAEVDKLVWSIRWGADTVMDLSTGRNIHDTREWIIRNSPVPIGTVPIYQALEKVGGVAEDLTWEIFRDTLIEQAEQGVDYFTIHAGVRLAYVPMTAKRVTGIVSRGGSIMAKWCLSHHKESFLYERFDEITEIMKAYDIAYSLGDGLRPGSIADANDEAQFSELYTLGELTHRAWKSDVQVMIEGPGHVPMHKIKENMDKQLEVCGEAPFYTLGPLTTDIAPGYDHITSGIGAAMIGWYGTAMLCYVTPKEHLGLPDRDDVKVGVVTYKLAAHAADLAKGHPAAKMRDDALSRARFEFRWRDQFNLSLDPDTAEQYHDQTLPAEGAKTAHFCSMCGPKFCSMKITQEVRDFAAKQNSSAETFIAAEEAEAGMAHMSQLYNETGRELYVGASGREHD encoded by the coding sequence ATGGCCGACGTCCCCGCCCGCACCGAAATCCCCCTCGCGGGCAGCGCAATAGGCGTAACCACCGGCCCAATCCGCGGCTCGCGAAAAATCCACGTCGGTCCCTTGGGCGTAAAGATGCGCGCGATCGACCTCGATCCGTCGTGCACCGAACCCCCGCTGAACGTATACGACACGTCCGGCCCCTACACCGACCCGAACGTCCGCATCGACATCCAGGCCGGCCTGCCCCCACTCCGCCGCGAGTGGATCGAGGCGCACGGCGACGTAGAATCCTACGCCCGCCGCGAACTCCGCCCCGAGGACAACGGCCAGCTCGGCCCCGACCGCAGCGGCGGGGTACAGCCCTTCCCCAACGTCGTCCGCCGCCCCTTGCGCGCCAAACCCGGCCAGAACGTCAGCCAGATGCACTACGCCCGCCGCGGCATCATCACGCCCGAAATGGAATATGTCGCCACCCGCGAGAACCTCGGCCGCGAGATGATCCGCGGCCACATCCGCGACGGCGAAAGCTTCGGCGCAGCCATCCCCGACTACGTCACCCCAGAATTCGTCCGCGACGAAGTCGCCCGCGGCCGCGCCATCATCCCCAGCAACATCAACCACCCCGAATCCGAACCGATGGCGATCGGCCGCAATTTCCTGGTCAAGATCAACGCCAACATCGGCAACAGCGCGGTCGCCAGCAACGTCGCGGCAGAGGTCGACAAGCTCGTCTGGTCGATCCGCTGGGGCGCGGACACCGTCATGGACCTCAGCACGGGCCGCAACATCCACGACACCCGCGAATGGATCATCCGCAATTCGCCCGTCCCGATCGGCACCGTGCCCATCTACCAGGCGCTGGAAAAGGTCGGCGGCGTCGCCGAAGACCTGACGTGGGAAATCTTCCGCGACACGCTGATCGAACAGGCCGAACAGGGCGTCGATTATTTCACGATCCACGCCGGCGTCCGCCTCGCGTACGTCCCGATGACCGCCAAGCGCGTCACCGGCATCGTCAGCCGCGGCGGCAGCATCATGGCGAAATGGTGCCTGTCCCACCACAAGGAATCGTTCCTCTACGAACGCTTCGACGAGATCACGGAGATCATGAAGGCGTACGACATCGCCTACAGCCTCGGCGACGGCCTGCGCCCCGGCAGCATCGCCGACGCCAACGACGAGGCGCAGTTCAGCGAGCTCTACACATTGGGCGAACTAACCCACCGCGCGTGGAAGAGCGACGTCCAGGTGATGATCGAAGGCCCCGGCCACGTGCCGATGCACAAGATCAAGGAGAACATGGACAAGCAGCTGGAGGTCTGCGGCGAAGCCCCCTTCTATACGCTCGGGCCGCTCACCACCGACATCGCGCCGGGCTACGACCACATCACCAGCGGCATCGGCGCCGCGATGATCGGCTGGTACGGCACCGCGATGCTCTGCTACGTCACCCCCAAGGAGCACCTCGGCCTCCCCGACCGCGACGACGTAAAGGTCGGCGTCGTAACCTACAAACTGGCCGCCCACGCCGCCGACCTGGCCAAAGGCCACCCCGCCGCGAAAATGCGCGACGATGCTCTCAGCCGCGCAAGATTTGAATTCCGCTGGCGCGACCAGTTCAACCTGTCACTCGACCCCGACACCGCCGAACAATACCACGACCAGACGCTACCGGCAGAAGGCGCCAAGACCGCGCATTTCTGCTCGATGTGCGGCCCCAAATTCTGCTCGATGAAGATCACGCAGGAAGTGCGCGATTTTGCCGCGAAGCAGAATTCGAGCGCGGAGACGTTTATTGCCGCCGAGGAGGCGGAGGCTGGGATGGCGCATATGAGCCAGCTCTACAACGAGACAGGCCGCGAGCTTTACGTGGGTGCCAGCGGGCGGGAGCACGACTGA